DNA from Plasmodium yoelii strain 17X genome assembly, chromosome: 13:
GAGCCCATTCATATAATTGATCAAAATAATCAGatgcataatataaatgttcaTTCCAATTAAAACCTAACCATTTAACATCTTCTTGAATTGAATTTATATATCTTATATCTTCAGTAACTGGATTCGTATCATCAAATCTTAGATGTGTTTGACCTCCATATTTTTGAGATAATCCAAAATTTAAACATATACTTTTTGCATGCCCTAGATGTAGATAACCATTGGGTTCAGGTGGGAAACGAGTTATAACATAtgaatgtttttttttttttaaatcatcttcaattatttgatgaataaaatttgtattagTAAATGAATTCATAGATTCTTCTTTTactgaaatattattttgtaaataccAATTATTCAAatgttcatatttattatttattttttctattttattttttttcaaaatacaaaataacaaaaaatcaATATATCTTAATTTATCcttagaaaatatattattatttttattcatcatttctttttcaattctttcataaaaattattttctaatttttttttttgtaataaaatgttttttaaaaaattttttaactCTTCTATTTGACTAATTCTAAATGGATTCTCTTCAACATCTTGTTCACTTTCAAATTCGTTATTCCAAAtgtgtttattattttgattatttttactatttttactatttttatcattgctaattaaatgaaatatagCTTCACATGAATTAAGTTCATTTAAAGATAGATTATTTCCATCTGATAATTCTAATACTATATTATGTCTCAAACTATTACTTTCGCTAATTACAAGTGAGATGTTAAATTTTTCTTTGACCCagttgtaaaaataaaaaaattcatttcCTAGATCCgacttatttttaatataaattttttcgATATGTTCCATTCTCAGCCCATGTATGTAGATCAGACGCTTAGGATGTTATTCAAATTGGTGCCAAGTGTAAAATACGAAGTGTAAAATACGaagtataaaatatacaatataaaatacgaagtataaaagataaaatacgATGTGTGAAATCTAATTTGCGTATATTGGATACccccttttttattatttttttactaaacTAACCAAAAGAGTTATGTGAAAAATCGGACAAAGGAACATgcgtatttttatatttttatatttttatatttttttatttttttttttttattttattttttttttttttattttttttttatttttactgtgtgcaaataataaaaattgtattttgttgaattataaaatttcaaATGTATTACCTTATATTCACATATAGAGCAACTCAAAAATGTTCATAAATTTATGCAACTTTATTTGTGCCCATTAATAAATCGTTTATTCTGCTATGTTTATTCTGCTATGTTTactcttatatattttattttattttattttattcttattttattttattttattcttattttagtttagtttattttatttttacacaaACGAAATGGGTTAAGGAAAGAGCGGAAATTTGCTTATTGTAAACTTCCAACAATTTTTTATGCAATGTACCTATAAAGCACATTtccatatatacataataaatattacttttatttttattttcaaaaaaaatatataattaaaatatacataataaatataagcaattatattatataataatatacagTGCctttatatgcatttttttttaatcacaTATTTGGCTATATACAAAAGTTACAtatcatataaatagtaatatatgtacatataaaaattgcatatacatgtacatataaaaatttgcatattatgtacatataaaaaattaccgATTTTTTTAGTTAACCATTATTTATTGCTTAATaggtatgcatatataataatacattaattaataatttatatatgcctgtttttttttatatatatatagaattattttaaaagcACGCTTAGCGTCCCTTAAGTCACTATTTCTATATGCGTgacttttttataaaatactGTTAGCCAAATATAATAAGCAATCatacatataaatttgtttaatttttacccatatatatatattatatatattatatatattatattattatattattatattattattattatttatagtaaaatgtacatgttttttttttcatgtacATGTTTATTCGTCAAGTTTACAATATATGCAACAAAccaaataattattaataccCGTTAGAtattataaaacataatttatGCAGTTTCCTatactttatatttttccaaagtccatatatatatatatatgcgaaataaaatttttcttaaaataatatttttactgcatttttattatatgtataaatatgtattaattttcctgacataaaaaaaaaattatgacccgtacataaaaaataatgataaatagCCATAATAAAtagaacatatttttttattttatgtaaacataaaaaataattcaaacgGCTTAATTCAAATTAAAGCATAACAAATTATTAATGCTTATGAAAttctttaattataaaaaaaatattttctgtgattatttgatatatatttaaaaaaaaaaaaaagtgaataACTTTTAagcataatttattattatatttcataCATTTCGTTTATgcgatatatataatatatatattatttatttgtttataaaaataatttattaataaaaatgaagagaGGAAGAGCAGGAacattaaaaaacaaaatgagaATTACCCTATCCTTACCGGTAGGCGCTCTCATTAATTGCTGTGATAATAGTGGAGGAAAAAACTTATACATTATTGCTGTTCAGGTAATTTTtgcttatatatttacatgtacatgtttatttatttatttcgcatatacatatatgtacatatttgtGTGGAGGCACATAAACCATACTCATGCGATAATTACATGGGAAAATGTTTAATCTCAtggataatatatataaagttaTTATGATGATTCAATGATAGGacagaaaaaatatttgttgATAAACAATATAGCCGATAATTAATAACTTCTGAatacttttatatatatacatacatttcTACGCATGTTAAGAAATAAGCTCTATCTTATGAACGTGTTCATACTATctccatatttttatctccATATTTCTACGCATGTTAAGAAATAAACTTTATATTATGAACGTGTTCATATTATCTCCACATTTTTATGTATGTTCATGCGAAATTTGCATTAATAAAAcgggaaaaaatattaatctCGCATAAATGATATGTCATTAATATTGAgcacataaataaataaatgccAATTTCGGAGTCATATATTTCCATAATTCAGTGCATcattattgtatatatatttataattatatttatatttatatttatatttacgtgttgttttgttttattttattttatttttgtaggGTTTCGGATCATGCCTTAACCGTTTACCAGCAGCATCGCTAGGAGATATGGTCTTAGCAACtgtaaaaaaaggaaaacccgatttaagaaaaaaagttTTAAATGCTATTATTACTCGCCAATCAAAAGCATGGAGAAGACATGAAggctattttatttattttgaagaTAATGCTGGTGTTATTGTAAATCCAAAAGGAGAAATGAAAGGGTCAGCTATTACTGGACCAGTTGCAAGAGAGTGTGCTGAATTATGGCCAAAATTATCATCAGCAGCTTCAGCAATTgtttaacatatttattattacttttctttattttattttatcacatatacattttttttttaatgattttatatgcatataattcaagcatttttaaaaataaaaaaataaaaaataaatcaactTAAACTTATAAAAACGTAACGACTAAAATaagaaattataatatatttaatcatacataaattaaatgtgataattgttatagtttctattttttatatctaatTATTCATTGTCATTTTGGTTagtatgaaaaaataatatttatataaattatctaGACTTATAATTTTCACATATTTACCATTTCATTCAATTTTATAtcgtaaaaatatatgtatgtacatGTGTATTGAACaagcatattatttttatgccAATTTGGCAAGTAATGTCTGTGCTTGAACTTTTTAAGGAGAATACAAAAGGGAATGGTTTATTTTGGCCATGCATTTGGCCATGTATTTGCCTATGTATTTGGCTATGTATTTGGCTATGTATTTggcgattttttttttttttttttttttttttttacatgcTAATTTAAGACCAAAATAGGATTATGTTTGTccacataaaaaatgtaggAAAGTGCAGAAAAATgcagaaaaaataaagtatatattaatataattaaaaatatgaacaaaaaaaataattgagTTAAATCAAactaaaattatacaaaacatGAATATGTTTATGTGATGGAAATTATAAATGTGTGTAAGTATATCatgaatgaaataaaatatatatatatagaatacgaaaaaaaaaaaaaaaaaaaaaaaaaggtaaTGAACAATTTCATAGTTGTTGACATAAAGAGAAATACACATTAGAATAATACGAatagaaatataataaataatttattgtgCATTTAATCATGcaacttttatttttcggTTTTATGCTAAATCTGTGCGAAGAGGGTTTCATGAAAATAacacaaaaaatatgatCAAGATAAATATACAGAAAAAAACCTGAACACAAGTGAAAGTAAAGTATTGAAATGGTGTGGTAGCAACAGACGGCTCAAAAAGAATCGGCTCAAAAAGAATCGGTTGACAATAAGTGATTAAccaaattaatgtatatgaGAGAGTTTACCTGAAATATGAGAGTTCGGGTAGATGTCAGTCTATTAAAATAAGTTAAGAGATAATGTTGTCCTTCTCTTGTGTTAGTTAGCGAAATATCTAAATCTTCATCAATTCGTTTAATCATCTCATCTTGTTGAGTTACCATAGTAGCAACCTTTTGAAACATATGTGCTAAATCTCCTATAACCTTTTGTATATTTTCCATTGCATCAGCTCGTGAATGCAAATATGATGATTTTTCTTTCGTTTTCAAGATTTGTTTCTCTCctctaagaaaaaaaaataataattataataaaaagttactaaattaataaatctaattatgcaaaaataataattcaaataaaatatatttttatataattattcaCATATTGTTATATCGTTAAATTTATGtgattgttttaaaaatgtcTAACCCTTCAATATCTATATCATCATGTAAAGGtttgaatttataattttcattactGAATGCGGATTCGGTTGAAACGCATGAGTACATTTGTCTTCTGCTCATTTGCTTTTTTATGTGCTAAGTTGGGGAGAAGTGAAAAGGTGGGAAGGTGGaaaaatgtggaaaaaaAAGTGGGAAGAAGTGGGAAGAAGTGGGAAGAAGTGGGAAGAAGTGGGAAGAAGTGGGAAGAAGTGGGAAGAAGTGGGAAGAAGTGGGAAGAAGTGGGAAGAAGTGGGAAGAAGTGGGAAGAAGTGGGAAGAAGTGGCAAGAAGTGGAAAGAAGTGGCAAGAAGTGGCAAGAAGTGGAAAGAAGTGGCAAGAAGTGGCAAGAAGCAACGCCACGACTCGTTTTCCATAATATGTTACCTCGCTTCGAATGTGAAGTACATCCTTAAATTTTTTGGTAAAATCAAaaactttatttttcaaggaagatataatattatctATATGTGTTCGACATTGTGGATTTCTAATATTTAAGCTATATGTGTAGTGTGTTAGTGAATCTAAAGTGTTTGTAGAATCTGTAATTAGTTGTTTAACTTCGTAAGTTAGTTCTTCTATTTTTTCCGTCTTATCGTTAAATATTCCCTTTTGCTTGACa
Protein-coding regions in this window:
- a CDS encoding 60S ribosomal protein L23, putative, whose amino-acid sequence is MKRGRAGTLKNKMRITLSLPVGALINCCDNSGGKNLYIIAVQGFGSCLNRLPAASLGDMVLATVKKGKPDLRKKVLNAIITRQSKAWRRHEGYFIYFEDNAGVIVNPKGEMKGSAITGPVARECAELWPKLSSAASAIV
- a CDS encoding Qa-SNARE protein, putative, with product MPFVDKTDEFFKTVEKVDNNYKIKKDRAITQDTQVGEFASKITELLQTGNQKLYNLERYVKQKGIFNDKTEKIEELTYEVKQLITDSTNTLDSLTHYTYSLNIRNPQCRTHIDNIISSLKNKVFDFTKKFKDVLHIRSEHIKKQMSRRQMYSCVSTESAFSNENYKFKPLHDDIDIEGGEKQILKTKEKSSYLHSRADAMENIQKVIGDLAHMFQKVATMVTQQDEMIKRIDEDLDISLTNTREGQHYLLTYFNRLTSTRTLIFQVFFCIFILIIFFVLFS